The Oxobacter pfennigii genome includes the window AATTCATACGTAACAATGGAAGGCCTTGAAATGGGACGAGCCCAGGTACTCCAGGCAACAGCATCAAAGATAGATCCTTCGGTGCTGATGAATCCCATTTTATTAAAGCCTACCACCGACAGAAAAAGCCAGGTCATAATAAAGGGAAGGCCTTATATGAATATGGATGCGGTGGAGTATTTTGAATTTAAACCCCGCCTTAGGGATATGATAAAGGAAATATATGAAGAAATTGAAAGCAATAACGATTTGGTGGTTATAGAAGGCGCAGGCAGTCCGGCGGAGATTAACCTTAAGGATAACGATATCGTAAATATGGGGATGGCGGAAATTGCCGATGCTCCGGTGCTTTTGGTAGCCGATATAGACAAGGGCGGAGTGTTTGCCTGTATATACGGTACCGTAATGCTCTTAGATGAGAATGAAAGAAAAAGAATAAAAGGGATCATTATTAATAAATTCAGAGGAGACAAGACCATTCTTCAAACGGGTATAGATATGATAGAGGATTTGGTTAAAATACCTGTGGTGGGAATTGTACCCTACATGCGTGTCAAGCTTGACGAGGAAGACGGAGCCATCGAATTTGAAGCTTCAACCAGCGGCAGCATAAAAATAGCAGTTATACGCTTACCCAGAATATCCAATTTTACGGATTTTGATCCATTTAAATTCGATGAGGATGTATCCGTAAATTTCATAACCTCTCCAGATGAAATTGGGGATGCGGACATGGTTATAATCCCCGGAAGCAAAAATACCATAGAAGATATAAGATGGCTAAAAAGCGTCGGGTTTGATAAAGCCTTTTTAAACTACAAAGGCATAATCTTTGGAGTGTGCGGCGGATATCAGATGATGGGAAAAGAAATAATAGATGTTGAAGGCTGGGAAGTAACAAAGGGAGAAGTGGAAGAAGGCCTTAAAATGTTTGACACTGTAACTGAATTCAAGGGCAGTAAAATAACTTCAAACGTTGAAGGAGAGGCTATGGGACATAAGGTATACGGCTATGAAATACATTCCGGCAGGACTTACGGCAATATGAATCCCTTTGTGCATATAAACCTTAAGGAAAGAAAGGCCGAGAGTTATATGGACGGCGATATGAGGGACGGAAGGTATTACGGCACTTATGTCCACGGCATATTTGACTCTCATGAATTCAGAAGCAGCCTTTTAAATACTATAAGAAAGAAAAAGAACTTAGCCGAAAAGGATAGTATTGACCTTAAGGAAAAAAGGGAAGAAGAACTGGAAAAGCTGGCTCAAATAGTTGAAGAGAATTTGGATATGGAATATATACGCAGTCTGGCAGGAATCAAAAAATGATTGAATTAAGTATAGCAGCTTTAATAGATGTAGCCATAGGGGATCCATACAGCTTTCCCCATCCCATAAAGCTTATGGGGAATATAATAGCCTTTGAAGAAAAAGCAGCCAGAAAAGTGGCAAAGACTCCGCAGGCCCTAAAGGTTGCCGGCTTTATAATCGTTGTTTTAAATATATTGATGGCATATTTTATACCTTATTTTATATTAAATGCCATAAAAGGCTATAAAATAATTTATTTTATTGTAAACACTTACTTTTTATATACCTGCATAGCTGCCGGATGTCTTCACCGGGAGGCTATGAAAATATACAGGGCTCTTTTAAACAATGTGGAGGATGCAAGGCATAAGCTTTCCTACATAGTGGGAAGGGATACAAAAAACCTTGATGAACACGAAATTGTAAGAGCCACAGTGGAGACAGTGGCAGAAAATGCTTCAGACGGGGTAATTGCCCCCATACTCTTCGCTGCAATAGGCGGAGCACCCCTGGCATTTGCATATAAAATGACCAACACCATGGATTCAATGCTGGGGTATCTCAATGAGACATACAGGCACATAGGATTTTTTCCTGCTAAAACCGATGATGTTTTTAACTTCATACCTGCAAGGCTTACAGGAGTCTTAATGTGCCTTTCCTCCTTTTTTAGGTTCAAGGTAATGGATGGATTAAGGATAATGGTCAGGGACAGAAAAAATCATAAAAGTCCTAACTGCGCTTATCCTGAAGGTGCCACAGCCGGACTTTTAGGAGTTCAATTAGGCGGCGACAATGTATACTTCGGGGAAGTTATGAAAAAGCCCCGCATTGGAGATAAATTAAGAGAATTAAATAAAGATGATATAAAAAGAACCATAGAAATTATGTACCGGGCTGAAGCCCTGCTTTTGATCATCTACTATATACTAATTGGGGTGTTATAAGTGATACATGGCGGAGACACAATTTCATATATGGCAGACGGTGCCGATATAATTGATTTCAGCAGCAATATAAACCCCTTAGGCCCTCCGGCCGGATTAAAAGAGGTTTTAATTAAGTCTTATGATGAGTTAATTTCCTATCCTGATATAAAATACCGGGAGCTAAGAGAAAATATATCAGCATATTTAGGCTGTCATAGTGATGAAGTGATGACGGGAAATGGTGCTCTGGAGATTATAAATAACGTAAGCCTGTTGTTTAAAAGGGTGGTGGTATTTACCCCCTGCTTTATAGAATACATAAAGCGCCCGGAGATTTTAGGTAGAGAAGTCGTAAGATTAAGGCTTGATAATGACTTTAAAATAGATTTGGGTGAATTGAATAAGGCCTTAAAGGAAGGGGACTTACTCATACTCGGGAATCCCAACAACCCCACGGCAAAGCGGATTCCAGAGGACATGCTTTATAAAATACAAAGCATTACAAAAGAAAGAAATGCCTTTTTGCTTTTGGATGAGGCCTTTTATGAATTTTGCCCATTTGATTATGACAGCATAAAGCTTTTTCATAATGCTCAAAATGTATGTATAATAAGGGCTGCTACCAAGTTTTTTGCCCTGCCGGGTATAAGGCTGGGATATGCTTATGCAAAGGGTGATTTTGTTAAAAGATACAATGAAATTGAAAGTCCCTGGAGCGTAAATTCCTTTGCCAATGCGGCCGCAAGGAACATATTCAAGGATGTTAGATATATAGAAAATACAAGGGAATATATAAAAAAGGAAAGGGAATTTTTACTGACTGAGTTGTCAGGAATAGACTATTTAAAGGTATTTGACAGCCAGGTAAATTTCATACTCATAAAACTTTTAAAATACGATGAAGATATTTTATTTGATAAATTTCTAAAAAATGGGATACTTATAAGGAAGGCTTCAAGTTTTGAGGGCCTTGATAAGAGCTATATAAGAATTGCGGTAAAAGACCATGACAGCAACAAAAGGATTGTAAACTGCTTTAAGGAGTGCGTTTAATGGAGGCTATATCTTTATATCCCGGCAGCGCCGGTGAAATAATCCAAGGCAAAGTCGATGGCAGAGACATACTCATCTCCTGCCCTGTCAATATGTTTACCCGTGTCAGGGTTTATGAATGCGATAATCCGGAAAAAAGGTTTCAGCACATAAAATCTTCTACCCTTCTTGAGAATATGTTAAACAGGTGGGGATATGGACATTTAAATTCTACCTTTGATATCGAGATTGAATCCAATATCCCATTAGGAAAAGGTTTTGCCAGCAGCACTGCCGACCTTTGCGCTACCTATATTTGCCTTTTAAAGCTTTTTTACAGAAATTTTGATATATATGAGGTGCTAAAGGAATTTTTAAGGATTGAGCCGACGGACAGTATTATTTTCAGAGAAATGACCATGTTTGATTATAAGTCGGGAAGCTTTTACAAAGGAGTGGGTGAATATATAAAATTTTATATCCTTGCCTTTGAAGGAGAGCGGACCATTGATACCGTAACTTTCAATAAAAGCAAGCTGCCGTCTCTTGACGATATAAGCGACCTTTATACCAAAGTTCAGGAAGGCATTACAAATAAGAATATATCTTTGATTGCAGCAGCTTCTACCGAGAGTATAAATAGAAATTTAAAAAGAGTATCCTACGATGTATTAGGCCATGTTGATGCCTTGAAGGATATAACAGGCGGACTTGGAATAATAGGAGCTCACAGCGGGGATATGCTGGGCATTATTTACGATGATAAAAAGAAACTGGAATTCGCACTTCAATACAGAGACAGTATAAAAGGCTACAAATCCCATGTACTAGAAACTTTAAGGAGAAATGAATATGAAAGGAATTATGATTACATCGCCGTCGAGCGGAAGCGGTAAAACCACATTTACAATGGGGCTTCTTCGCGCCCTTAAAATGAAAGGCCTTGATATCTGCGGTTTTAAGACAGGCCCCGATTATATTGATACCGCATTTATAAAGGAAGCTTGCGGTAAAGATGGGACAAACCTTGACATGCACCTCCAGGGAAGGGACGGAATGAAAAAGGCTTTGTCACTGGGCAATGCAGAGTACTGCATTATAGAAGGTGCCATGGGCTATTTTGATGGAATGCACAATAATTATATAAATTCAAGCTATGACATATCAAGGGAATTAGACGTTAATGCCGTTTTAATTTACACCCCTCAGGCTGAGATGTTTACGGCCGTTCCTAAGATTAAAGGCATGGCGGAATTTGGACAATCCAAAATCAAGGCTGTTATCATAAACAGGGTTGAAAAGAACTATTATGCCCTTTTAAAGGAAGCAATTGAGGAACATACGGATTTAAAGGTTTTAGGTCATATACCACCCCTTAAGGAGGCACAGCTTAAAAGCAGGCATTTAGGCCTTGTTCAAAGCATGGAGATAGAAGATTTAAAGGATAGAATTGAAAATGTGGCACAGACAATTCTTGAAAATGTGGATGTGGAAGCCTTAATAAACCTCATGAAAGAAATAAAGGGGCAAAATATTGACTGGCCGAGGAGGAGGAATATAAAAGCAGCAGTTGCAAAGGATAAGGCCTTTTCATTCTATTACCGTGAAAATATAGAGCTTTTAAAGAACTGCTGTGAAGTGGAATTTTTTTCACCCATGAATGATGATGTGCTGCCGGAATGTGACCTTTTATATTTAGGGGGCGGCTATCCCGAGGTATTTAAAGAAGAGTTATCAAAAAACACAAGCATGTTAAAAAGCATAAAGGGATTTGCAGAAAAAGGCGGCTGCATCTTCGGAGAATGCGGCGGTTTTATGTATCTTTTGGAATATATAGAAGACTGCAAAATGGCGGGGGTTTTCAAAGGGAAAAGCTACCTCACAAAAAGTCTTCAAAGGTTTGGCTATATGAATACCACCTTGAAAGTTGACTGCCTGTTGGGAGATGCGGGAGATAAACTGACAGGCCATGAATTCCATAAGTCTACGGCGGAAGTTGAAGGCGATACTGTTTATGAAATAAGAAAAGCCATGGGAGAAAAAGTATGGTCCTGCGGCTATAAATATAAAAATGTGCTGGGTGGATACCCTCACATAAGTTTTTTAGGAAATATGAAGGCTTTAAATCACATGTTGGATTATGTTGAGAGAAACAAGTAAGGAGGCAGCTTATGTATAAAGGAGATCCGCTTGATATTGAAAGAAGAAGCATGGAAATAATAGATGAACATGTAAAAGATACAAGCTTTAATGAAAAGGAGCTTTTGGTGGTAAAAAGGATGATACATACCACCGGGGATTTTAATTACAAGGACATTGCAGCCTTTAAGGGAAACGCAATCGAAATGGGAATTGAGCTTTTTAAAAGGGGATGCAGCATATTTACTGACACCAGGATGGCCTATTCGGGAATAAACAAAAAAGCCCTTGAAAAGGCAGGCTGCACCATTAATTGTTTAATTGACGATGAAAGGGTGCTGAAAAAATCAAAGGAATTGAATACCACAAGGTCCTCGGCGGCCATTGATATTGCAAGTGAGGATGGCATAGATATAT containing:
- a CDS encoding cobyric acid synthase encodes the protein MPGIMVQGTASSAGKSLMTAALCRIFANEGLKVYPFKSQNMSLNSYVTMEGLEMGRAQVLQATASKIDPSVLMNPILLKPTTDRKSQVIIKGRPYMNMDAVEYFEFKPRLRDMIKEIYEEIESNNDLVVIEGAGSPAEINLKDNDIVNMGMAEIADAPVLLVADIDKGGVFACIYGTVMLLDENERKRIKGIIINKFRGDKTILQTGIDMIEDLVKIPVVGIVPYMRVKLDEEDGAIEFEASTSGSIKIAVIRLPRISNFTDFDPFKFDEDVSVNFITSPDEIGDADMVIIPGSKNTIEDIRWLKSVGFDKAFLNYKGIIFGVCGGYQMMGKEIIDVEGWEVTKGEVEEGLKMFDTVTEFKGSKITSNVEGEAMGHKVYGYEIHSGRTYGNMNPFVHINLKERKAESYMDGDMRDGRYYGTYVHGIFDSHEFRSSLLNTIRKKKNLAEKDSIDLKEKREEELEKLAQIVEENLDMEYIRSLAGIKK
- a CDS encoding pyridoxal phosphate-dependent aminotransferase; translated protein: MIHGGDTISYMADGADIIDFSSNINPLGPPAGLKEVLIKSYDELISYPDIKYRELRENISAYLGCHSDEVMTGNGALEIINNVSLLFKRVVVFTPCFIEYIKRPEILGREVVRLRLDNDFKIDLGELNKALKEGDLLILGNPNNPTAKRIPEDMLYKIQSITKERNAFLLLDEAFYEFCPFDYDSIKLFHNAQNVCIIRAATKFFALPGIRLGYAYAKGDFVKRYNEIESPWSVNSFANAAARNIFKDVRYIENTREYIKKEREFLLTELSGIDYLKVFDSQVNFILIKLLKYDEDILFDKFLKNGILIRKASSFEGLDKSYIRIAVKDHDSNKRIVNCFKECV
- a CDS encoding precorrin-8X methylmutase; amino-acid sequence: MYKGDPLDIERRSMEIIDEHVKDTSFNEKELLVVKRMIHTTGDFNYKDIAAFKGNAIEMGIELFKRGCSIFTDTRMAYSGINKKALEKAGCTINCLIDDERVLKKSKELNTTRSSAAIDIASEDGIDIYVIGNAPTALFRIGELMEEGKIKPALVIGVPVGFVGAAESKEYLRGLNVPSISTVGNKGGSNVAASVVNAILYMAVER
- a CDS encoding cobyrinate a,c-diamide synthase, giving the protein MKGIMITSPSSGSGKTTFTMGLLRALKMKGLDICGFKTGPDYIDTAFIKEACGKDGTNLDMHLQGRDGMKKALSLGNAEYCIIEGAMGYFDGMHNNYINSSYDISRELDVNAVLIYTPQAEMFTAVPKIKGMAEFGQSKIKAVIINRVEKNYYALLKEAIEEHTDLKVLGHIPPLKEAQLKSRHLGLVQSMEIEDLKDRIENVAQTILENVDVEALINLMKEIKGQNIDWPRRRNIKAAVAKDKAFSFYYRENIELLKNCCEVEFFSPMNDDVLPECDLLYLGGGYPEVFKEELSKNTSMLKSIKGFAEKGGCIFGECGGFMYLLEYIEDCKMAGVFKGKSYLTKSLQRFGYMNTTLKVDCLLGDAGDKLTGHEFHKSTAEVEGDTVYEIRKAMGEKVWSCGYKYKNVLGGYPHISFLGNMKALNHMLDYVERNK
- the cbiB gene encoding adenosylcobinamide-phosphate synthase CbiB — its product is MIELSIAALIDVAIGDPYSFPHPIKLMGNIIAFEEKAARKVAKTPQALKVAGFIIVVLNILMAYFIPYFILNAIKGYKIIYFIVNTYFLYTCIAAGCLHREAMKIYRALLNNVEDARHKLSYIVGRDTKNLDEHEIVRATVETVAENASDGVIAPILFAAIGGAPLAFAYKMTNTMDSMLGYLNETYRHIGFFPAKTDDVFNFIPARLTGVLMCLSSFFRFKVMDGLRIMVRDRKNHKSPNCAYPEGATAGLLGVQLGGDNVYFGEVMKKPRIGDKLRELNKDDIKRTIEIMYRAEALLLIIYYILIGVL